aattcctgcagtcaaatgaccaaatcacatgggtggaatgttatgaATATGAATTCATTAATAAACATGATATAAACATTATATATTTTTCTATGCCGAAAATCTGATGTTTAGGTCAAATGACATAGGTCAAATGGGTGagttatatttcagtcttttgTGATCTACATAAAGTGTAATAtggggatgcaaactcaaaattgaatcaATTTCAACTCTCTATCTGACATgatacaggtgtcttcttttctTAAGACCATAagaatgtgtgtgaggtgtatactttagTTTCAATGTAGATGtgttaagactaccaagaaacactctgtgaccctgatttagcccacagCAGTAAAAGGTTAACTTCAAATCACACGTGGTCCAGTGTGGctgagttggtagagcatggtgcttgtaatgcgCAGGTTCAATTCACATGGGGatcagtatgaaaatgtatgcactcactcctgcaagtagctctggataagagtgtctgctaaatgactaaaacacAATGTATATGTAACTTGTAAGTATGTATTATTACCTTGTGTTTGACGAGGCAATAGAGAGTGAATATGAACATCATTCCTCCACAGACTGATGGAGTTATGACCATGAAATGAAACTTAAGGTCTCCAACTTGGGCTCCATCTAGACCAGTCTGTGGGGCTTTCTCTGAGTCCCAAAAAGTGCTGACTGTGGATGACGAGACAGGTCATAACAGCCGAGTTATAATATGGACAAGTAAGGTTAAGATAATCAGATCGCTCGGCTAGTTCAAGCATACAACAACCGAGGACAGTGGGTCTGATTCTgtaagctacagtgccttgcgaaagtattcgccccccttgaactttgcgaccttttgccacatttcaggcttcaaacataaagatataaaactgtatttttttgtgaagaatcaccaacaagtgggacacaatcatgaagtggaaggacatttattggatatttcaaacttttttaacaaatcaaaaactgaaaaattgggcgtgcaaaattattcagcccccttaagttaatactttgtagcgccaccttttgctgcgattacagctgtaagtcgcttggggtatgtctctatcggttttgcacatcgagagactgaaatgttttcccattcctccttgcaaaacagctcgagctcagtgaagttggatggagagcatttgtgaatagcagttttcagttctttccacagattctcgattggattcaggtctggactttgacttggccattctaacacctggatatgtttatttttgaaccattccattgtagattttgctttatgttttggatcattgtcttgttggaagacaaatctccatcccagtctcaggtcttttgcagactccatcaggttttcttccagaatggtcctgtatttggctccatccatcttcccatcaattttaaccatcttccctgtccctgctgaagaaaagcaggcccaaaccatgatgctgccaccaccatgtttgacagtggggatggtgtgttcagggtgttgcttttatgctaaacataacgttttgcattgttgccaaaaagttacattttggtttcatctgaccagagcaccttcttccacatgtttggttcAGTTTTGGATTTGTtaattccacttcatgattgtgtcccacttgttgttgattcttcacaaaaatatatagttttatatctttatgtttgaagcctgaaatgtggcaaaaggtcgcaaagttcaagggggccgaatactttcgcaaggcactgtacttttcTAAATTACCATACTGTATTATTATATTCTATAATAATGAAATTCCATGTTTTATGCCTTTGCTAGGGACCCTGTAAAGAACCTTGAGGAAGTTGCCCACCTGTAGTCAGAGAGAAAGctgtagggaggactgtggggggCTCTTCTGTGTCTCTGTACTCCCTCTCACAGCTCCAGTCTACCGGGGAGTCCCTGGTGGTCACCAGCTCCCAGTACTCAGACAGGACATCCTGGACCCTCCCCAGGGCCTCTGATGGGGAGCTGCTGAATGACATTCCAAAGCTCACTGGGTCATCCTGGTCAATAGAGTCAGAGAGGAATGTTGGTAAACATGTACATGGGATGCATGTCCTATCAAGTTTTATGAGCTTAGTATTAAGTTCCTTAAATCCTCTTTAAAACACCCGACTTAGGCTGTTATTCAAGAGATATCTTCTGCATCAAACGGCCCTCACCTCTAGCTCCTCGTTGATCTGTGGTACACATCTCTGAGAGTAGATGTTGTGgaggagacaggtcagagacagtaCGTAGCTGTGGTTGTCTGAGCCTTGGGTGTATCTAAAGTGGCTGGTCAGGAGCTCCAAGATCCAGGGCAGGGCAGCTTTAACATAACAACATTTACTCTGTCAGGGAATGGAAGAAGAGCAGTCAATATTCATGTTAGTTATGATACGAAGTATGTTTGATATCAGTGACTTTTTCTAGCCTAGCCATAACCTCATCCCCACGTGCAATTGCTACCGCATAGAGCCGGCTGGTGGGTGAGATTAACCTAGCCATAATGCTAATAGGTAATGCTTATTTTTACAGTCCTTTTAGGATAAATTATGTGGTGGACATTGGATACTTTTTAGTACTATTCTAAATTAccttttgtatatattttttttaaagtaaaaaaataaataaaataaaaaataaataaaaagcataAACTAATGTTCTTTGTGAATTTGCCTATGATGTCCCATGTTTTCACTGCACATGACGCATAAAAATGACCTTACCAAACTTCTCCGCTCAATGAATGTGTAGGTTATTGAGCATCCACTCTGCAACTGGTTATCTATCTATTTAAAACAGAAACCAAAATATCTGTCAGAAGTCATTAATTAAATATATAAAACTTTCGATATTTTGTATTCATGACAGGAATATGCTATACATTCAACAATCCCAATGAATGCCTAATGGTTCTAGTCATGAGTTTAATATGCTTCTTACAGTGATATACTCCCCACAGTTTTTTCTACTTTGATCAAAAATGTATTTCTGGAAATCTCACCAATAAATCACTCTTGGTTATGTATAATTCTTTTGATATTATAATAGTTTTATACAACTTTAATGTGTTCATGTCTTTTTATATTGTTCATTCCAGCTTTACTACTCACCAGGCGTCTTATGGTCAGCAGGTGATCTCTGGTGATGGAGTGTCTGCACGGACCAGGGTCTCCCATGGTCAAGGAGAGACTCAGGaacactatcacacacagacacacctgaaACCAGTGGTGAAACGTATTATCTTTGTGAACAGAAAAATAAGAGAGTAAAAAATGTGTTGACATCTTTGAATTAAAAAAATATGTTATatgttaaagctagaatcctttgttgctacatacattttttgaCTTATAATGATAACTGCCCAAATAAAGTAtagagtaaatgagggatacaaagcaTATTGAAAGCAGATggttccacacaggtgtggttcctgagttatttCAGCAAATATTtgggctaccatggctagaagaagagatctcagtgactttgaaagaggggtcccTGGAGCGATGACTGAGACAGCTTTTTTACACCATCATAAACAAAACATCAcattatggaatttcttgtggaagaattgTGTTGCGTCCCTCCAATGGAGTTCCAGACAATCAATACCAAGGCGCAATGAAGCTGTTATGGGAGCCCAACTTCCTATTAAGACTTTATTtaggcagttacctgtatataccTATTGATTCTTTAAAAATATAACTTCCAAATGCCTCATGAGTTTAGTTCAagtgtcataccccatcagaacccaaaataagcccccccccccttttttatACAACGTAAATGGAAACACTGTATAGTGTCAAAACATGGCACAACTATATTTGTTATATCATGTATGGTCAGTCCTggtatccatagctctgtctatgaatttgagagtggttacatttctccagcaccGTCCCTCaactttttaccaaaacagaggcagggtgtgcgctttgttattgtttcaactgcagaATCTAGCTTTAAATAATATATAAAACATAACATTTCCTAGTTCTTAATGGATTTTGTTTCTATGAGTCTTTAGTATTGAACCCATATTTGATTTTTGTTGCACAGTGGATCATTGAATAGACCTTTACTGCACTGTTCTCGGTATCCTATGAGACATAATGTCTTCTCTTTGTTTCTGCATCTTCCCATCTCCTGGGTTTGATTAAAAAAATTGGACTCAGGTTTTGTTTTCCTATTGTATGAGATGGGCCTTTAGTTGAGGGGAATTCTGTAATAATCCAAAATAGAAATCAATGAGCTTCCATAAAGATGATCCACATTCATGCAGTACTGTACATTATAGTCATATGATGTGAAGTTAACCATCTATGCCGTGTTTGATCTTTGTCAACAGTAGTTACATCTATTCATTTTAAACCCATTGGAGACAAATCTGAAAATGTACAGCCTGAAAAGCCAAACTACACCGAGAAAAaagtgtaaagtgttggtcccatgttttatgagctgaaataaaatatcccagaaattttccaaatgcacaaaaagcttatttctctgaaatgttttgcacaaatttgtttacatccctgttagtgaacatttctcattgccaagacaatccatccaactgacaagcatgtgacaaataaacatgtATTTGATTGATTTGCATCGGTCAACGCTTcttatatcaagaagctgattaaacagcaggatcattacacaggtgcatcttgtcactgtaaaatgtgcagttttgtcacacaacacaatggcaCAGATGTCTAAAGGTTTAAGGGAgagtacaattggcatgctgactgcaggaatgtccaccagagctgttgccagagaactgaatgttcatttctctgccataagccacctccaatgttgttttttggataatttggcagtacgtccaactggcctcaaaccgaagaccatgtgtatggcgtcatgtgggcgagctGTTTGCTGAGGTgcatgttgtgaacagagtgccccatggtggcggtggggttatggtgtgggcaggcataagctacggagaACAAAAAAAATTGCATTTCATTGATGGCAATttgataccgtgacaagatcctgaggcccattgttgtgccattcatccactgccatctactcatgtttcagcatgataatgcatggccccatgttaCAAGGATCTGTCAACAATTTCTggagctgaaaatgtcccagttcttccatggcctgcataatcaGTAAACATGTAACCCATTGAGCatttttgggatgctctggaacGACGTGTAcaccagtgtgttccagttcccgccaatatccagcaacatcgcacagccattgaagaggagtgggacaacattccacaggcaacaatcaacatcctgatcacctctatgcgaaggagatgtgtcacgctgcatgaggcaaatggtggtcactgGTTTTTTGATcaacgcccctaccttttttaaggtatctatgaccaacagatgcatatctgtattcccattagattagagcctaatttatttatttaaattgactgatttccatatgtgaactgtaactcagtaaaatctttgaaattgttaaaTGTTCCAACAACAAAAAGTGAAGTGAAGTGAAGATGAGGGGCATACTGtagattattttattattattttaatttgaaCTGTAGACGAATTAAACAGAATACCGTCAATGTCAAAGGCAGTTTTGACAACAGATTTCCTTCACAAGAGCATTGTTTCCTGGAGAAGTAACTGCATCTCTTACCTTGGTTTTGCACTGAATGTGGGCTGACACGTGAAGGGTCATCTGGCTCAACTATGAAAATAGAAAAGACCAGACTCCTCTGTCAGGAGCATTGGAGCAGATAGATGATGAGTCTCCCCTCTTCTAGTCCTGATCAATCCCTCTAGTAAGGCATGCACTAAAGAGAAGCTGACATGGATGGAGCCGAGGTTCTCCCGGCATGGAGTGATGTGGTTTTACTCCCCTCCGAAAGGTCTACAGCTCACAGTGTGACTGCCTGCCTTAGCTGTAACTCAGAAACTATTTTAAGACCTCCCTCCATCTGCTCTTTCTCATATGGTCCAAAGGAAACTATGCCCTGTATCTCAGCTTGGTGTTTTCCAATAACCACTGGTGGGTCATGACCTGAGACAAATTATTGGTCTAGCTTTCTAGATAACTAAAAGCTTTTAGGTGGTCTTGGTTCCCTGCACAGAATAAACATTTGGAACCACTGTGCAACTACACTTAGACGCAGTGCTTCACAGATACACAGGTAGAGTATGGCGATAATGCCTTACACATTGTGCCATATATTTTATAGTAAGTTCCTGGACATTGGAAATTCTCTTTAACGTTTCAGCTCTCCCAGTATAGATGGTAACATGCCAAAGAAACTGGCAGAGAAAATAAAGTAAATCCTGGTGAAAGTACATTGACTGAAACATGGTGTTTTTTACGATCCATTTCAGATTGATTTACCATTAAGAATGCCAGTTTGGATTTCTTTGAGTTTGAGGTTGAGCCAAAACGtttaacccactgggcacacactggttgaatcaacattgtttccatgtcatttcaatgacgTACATTTAACCAACATGGAATTATTACATTTTTTCCTGCATTTCTTTCTTGAATAAACATACCTCTTTACCTGATCCATTATTCATTTTAATCAGGGTGTCATTCTGACTGTTGTAAATCACACATTTCAATATACTGCATTAACATGCCGAGGATATTACATtgctattacaacacagtgtatGGGATCATAACACACACCATCAATACAGCAACATATCATGGCATCATCATTCATTAACAAATATTATGAAATGATCATAAGGTCCCAGATTACATTTAAACCAAGTATTTTTCTGCATATCCAatcatacctcttgagctgtctatttcctcctgactggtgtttatttttttatttttttataaatcaaatatgcttctctgcataTCTGTTAAAATCTGTGTAAAGAGATTGAAAGGAATGAGTCtcattcagtacatttagtaattTCTTGCTTTTCTAAAATCTAGCAACgttgccagcaggcatgccagctaagatagttagacaagctactttaatttgattgatagcctgaaatggattagcagctagttatgaggttgggagattgggaacctatctagctggctagctaaagccaacttcataaaattgtTAGGTGGCTAGTACtacagagaaacaacaaaacatCAATAAGTAATCAATAGGCCTCCCAAATGGCGCAGCAGTCtgacactgcattgcagtgctagaagcgtcactgcagacccaggtttgatcccgggctgtatcccaaccggcagtgattgggagtcccatagggcggcacacaattggcccaacatcgtccgggttaggggagggtttgcccGAGGGGGCTATACTTGGCTCActgcactctagcgactccttgtgtcAGGCCGGATGTCTGCAGGCTGACTGCATTCGTTAGTTgagcagtgtttcctccgacacattggtgcggctggcttccagctTAAGGGGAcaggtgttaagaagcgtggTTTGGCGGGTTAAGTtttggaggacacatgactcgaTCTTCACCTCCTGAGCCCGTTGcagagatgagacaagatcgaaattggggagatAAAAGGTGGTAAAATACACaacaaaatatacaaaataatatGATGTACATACCTTGATCAAATTAATTTGCAAACACACCTCCTACGAGTCCTGCCCATCACCGGCagcaaaaatcaaatcaaatgctgtGTTTGTCACTCTacaatctctctcctcctccactaacTATACTGTCTGCACGCACTAGAGTATCTCGCTTCCTGGTATATCTTTACTTTGTGGTGCACCTTTGAAGGAATCACTTACTAGCTAGATTAGGGGAAGGGGAAGTTATTTTTGCCTGGTGCAATCAGTCTGGCCCCTCCACAAAATACTGTGGTTTAACATTTTTGTTTAGGAATTTATTTAACAtctaaaaaatgtaaaaacatgaCAAATCTGAGGGGACACGTGCCCTTCGTGCCACCTATGGGCATGTTAGTTATCTTTCAAATAGAGCTTAGTGCTGTTGCTTCCTTTTGGTCTCCTGCATCCGAGATATCGGACTTAGAACATTTAATGACATATTCTTCAGAAAAATAAGAGCTACTGAGTGAACTCAAAGGTTATTTCCTTTTAAAAAACCTCTCTGGTCACAAAGAAAGGATAACTCATACATCTCTAACACAATCCAATGGAGCTGCTGTGTCTGCCAATGGCACTGTTGTTCATCATCCAAACTTTTGGTCTTGGTCTCTTGAGAGCTTTACTCTCCTTGGATTTCAACTTACAGCTCCTTTAGGCCTCTTTACTAACAGTTATAAAGCACCATCTCCTCTGAGATATCTATGGATTCCTCTATAAATTCAACGTGGCTCATCTTCAAAAATAGAGCAAAATGTATGAACACATGGAGACACTCCAGTAACGATTCAAGTTCATGCTATATAATTTACAAAAGGAAGAGATCATGCAGAATCTTTAGCCATTGTGTGTGCCAGCTTTTGTTCCGGCCACTAcatctgattcaaataatcaacgtCTATAATCTAGGCCATGGATTGTTTAATCAGGTGTGTTAAAGCTGCACTGACCACGACATCTTTGCAGCCCGCTGTTCAAATCTGATTGGTTTTGTAGATGCATGGTATCTGTTCCATTGGTTACATACAGTTCCTgttctgtcaggacccggttacgaacccgggtctccggagtgagaaacagtcactaaaccaactgagccacgaatagtcagcagaacccagaagatgaggcagacacagcagtacttgagacggtgtatttaatgaagtaaaaagtgaagttcttcaggaaaacatgtaactccacaacctcaaaaggaattccacaagaacaaaggcaatcctccaagacaaaaaggcaaatccacaaggtggaaggcacagcacaaaaagcctcaaaagatactcaagaacaaacaagaacaaaaaaacagaactccacaagagagtccaccgggatcaacaagagctcacagagtactagggctggttgctaacatacaaacacagagcaaagaactgagtaaaacaaagggtttaaatacaatcaggggaaacgaggcacaggtgcaaataataatggggatcaagggaaaacaaaaggtcaaaaggcacaatgggggcatctagtgaccaaaaaccggaacaaccctggccaaatcctgacatgTTCAAGTCCTTATGATGCCACTGTGGGAATTTATGAGATGGAATATGGTTTGTTCTTCTATGTGTAATGCAGACTACAGTACATAAACCCAGCATATTCCAGGTTATACCTGAGTATATTACCTTTGGCAATTTGATTCCTCATTATGTCAAACATAACACGTCTTTCCATTCTAAAGCCACAGATGTAGTGGGAAATGAAATGTCGATGTTTTGTAGTGTCATGCAGAGAATAAGAATAGTTATGCGCCTTATAAAGTAGCAGTGCTAGTATCTTCACCTTAACCGCAAAACTTTTAAAAAAGTTAAACAATGGATGTGCTGGGTTGAGGGCAAGGAAACTGTTGTTTGTATTCCAGTCTAGGTATCTTTATTGTCTCCATACCCTACATCACTGTACATACTTCCACCCTCTGAAAACAACCCCACAATAGTTCTCAATGAATATGACAGCAATGATTGTTTTTATCTCTGCTAGAACTGAGGTTAAAGATACAGGAACAGAGTCTGTCTTCATGTAATTCTGTTTCACTTTCAATGTCATCCTCCAGGGACAGTTTGCTAAGCATGACCTTTCCGACCTGTGATTGATCATGACCTCTGACCGTTGTGGTTGAGATGTACACTGAAATGGCCATCTTTTCCATGAGGATATCATGGGACATCTCCATCTTGTACTGTTTTGCTTCAGAGGAATCACTCTACAATACAGTAGATGTTAAGTTTAGCTGATGTTGAATTACTTCACCCCACTTACCCCCATGAACAGTGGGAAAataggggggaaaaaaacacatgCTAATATATGTTTTCTGAATAATGACCCAGCCAGCTGGTGCATGGTGAGAGAAAGCACAGGgtcgagagagaggaagagagagaaattagAGAGAAAATAGAGTGAGAATATGATGACATAAGGATGAACATTCAGACACCACACTGTGAAAGGCATCTTCAGAGGGGCAGGAACAGCAGGAACAAGGATAAATCACTCAACCGGTTTTTACATCCATACAATGTGTGCTATTTTCACGCCATCAGTGCCACATTAGATCAACACATTGTGCAAGACCTGGCTGCCAGAATGTAGAACTAAGACACAGTCTGATATCAATTAATCTCTAGCTCAACTTCAGAAGATCAGACATATTAATAATGGGACTCAAAATAGAATACGTCTGGATTGTTTCTGTACAGACATTATGCTTGTGTTCGTGGCCAGTGGGGTCCAGCGGTTACAGCTGCTGATCCCAGCACACATGTATGCCAGAGTCGGCATGGGTTTGAATCCAGCTCACTGCTCTTTGACTCACCCTCCCCTAACTTCCTCGTCTTTTCAACACTTAATTATCTCAACAAatcaaaaaaatgtaaaaagtagTGGGACTTCTCCACGTACAAAAATACTATCCTATGGTagaaatactatagtattcactatCAGTAGTGTAGTGCAGAAAAAAAAGTAAATTATGTCATAATTTCCTATCACTATAGAATATGCATAAAATGCATTCTCCAGTTGCAATGTCTGCCTATGCCACACATATTGTCTCAAtaatttgatttttaatacacTCAAACACCAAGTTAGGCATAGGCTGcctaattttaaaaaaaatacgcCATCATCACTGTCAATCGTGAATGAACTTTCTTCATGAAATGTCCAAACTGCAACTCCATGCCAATCATTTGATTGTTTTCAATCAGTTTCATGGGAATATGCATTTTTATAATCTTGGATGACTGTTTCGTGAGCGAATTAGAGCAGATGGTGTTAAACTATTAGCCGTTCTTGTACTTTGTTTCAATCAAAGCATATATCCTGCCAAGTCACACGCTCTGTTGAGTTTTGGCAAATGAGATTTTTGGGGGACTATTCAGCTTCAGCTAACCATCCTAAAATCAATTTAGAAATGAGGTGTTTTTGGTGTAACAGTATTGTTAACGGCGTATTACATTATATTCTGATatgtaaaatgcaaatgaatcCTTCTGTGATCTTGCTAGaaattgattcagctttgatcggACTTTACCAAATGAGCACCATAGTGAGaagtgatattattattattacaagaATAAGTATGACTATTAGGCATATGCAACATAAATTGATGAGGTGTTATTTGAGCGCACTTCATGGTGCTGAAAGGATAGCGCCAGGATCGTGCAATGATTCATTAAAGCAGAACCTTGTGGTGCTGATGGATAGCTGAAGGATAGCTCTGACATTCAGCCAGTTCAGGAACAAACAATCATTTGCAGTAGGCCTATAGCCCAGTAGGTCTTCAACTATgtggtatacagtgccttcagaaagtattcacacaccttgattttcccacattttattgttacaacctgaatttaatATGGATTAAATTTAGATTGTGTAAAAATTAATACAAAATGAAAATCTGCAATGTCTTGAGTTAAGTATTCAATCCCAAGTTCAagagcaataataataataataataataatataggttgcatggactcactctgtgcaatAAATGTTTAACCTCTAAAAGTCAGAGCTTTTTAGGTATcctaaaaatataaaatattgaatttggcttTTAGTACTACAGTATAGACCATAGAAAAACAT
The sequence above is drawn from the Oncorhynchus keta strain PuntledgeMale-10-30-2019 unplaced genomic scaffold, Oket_V2 Un_scaffold_584_pilon_pilon, whole genome shotgun sequence genome and encodes:
- the LOC118360456 gene encoding uncharacterized protein LOC118360456, which encodes MTLHVSAHIQCKTKVCLCVIVFLSLSLTMGDPGPCRHSITRDHLLTIRRLIDNQLQSGCSITYTFIERRSLSKCCYVKAALPWILELLTSHFRYTQGSDNHSYVLSLTCLLHNIYSQRCVPQINEELEDDPVSFGMSFSSSPSEALGRVQDVLSEYWELVTTRDSPVDWSCEREYRDTEEPPTVLPTAFSLTTVSTFWDSEKAPQTGLDGAQVGDLKFHFMVITPSVCGGMMFIFTLYCLVKHKMFHSTYHHTSQVYQNSSLHTDIQDIEMQVQ